The following coding sequences lie in one Polynucleobacter sp. HIN7 genomic window:
- a CDS encoding NADH-quinone oxidoreductase subunit D has protein sequence MAEIKNYTLNFGPQHPAAHGVLRLVLELDGEVIQRADPHIGLLHRATEKLAETRTWIQSVPYMDRLDYVSMMVNEHAYVMAIEKLLDVDVPVRAQYIRVMFDELTRLLNHLLWVGCHGLDVGAMAIFLYAFRDREDIFDMYEAVSGARMHAAYYRPGGVYRDLPEKMPQYAKSAIRSEQAVKRLNESRSGSLLDFIEDFSNRFPANVDEYNNLLTDNRIWKQRLVGIGVVSPERALQMGFTGPMLRGSGFAWDLRKKQPYEVYDQLDFDIPVGVNGDSYDRYLVRMEEMRQSNRIIQQCVKWLRANPGPVMSDNHKVAPPKRVDMKTNMEELIHHFKLFTEGIHVPTGEAYAAVEHPKGEFGIYAISDGANKPYRLKIRAPGFAHLAAMDEMSRGHMIADAVTIIGTQDIVFGEIDR, from the coding sequence ATGGCTGAGATTAAGAACTACACCCTCAACTTTGGCCCCCAGCATCCTGCGGCTCACGGTGTATTGCGTTTAGTGCTTGAGCTCGATGGCGAGGTGATCCAACGCGCTGATCCGCATATTGGCTTATTGCATCGTGCGACCGAGAAACTCGCCGAGACCCGGACTTGGATTCAGAGTGTGCCGTATATGGATCGTCTTGATTATGTATCGATGATGGTCAATGAGCATGCCTACGTCATGGCCATTGAGAAACTTTTGGATGTGGATGTTCCAGTGCGCGCTCAATACATCCGCGTGATGTTTGATGAGCTTACCCGTCTACTCAATCACTTACTCTGGGTTGGCTGTCATGGCCTCGACGTTGGCGCCATGGCAATCTTCTTATATGCCTTCCGTGATCGCGAAGATATCTTTGATATGTATGAAGCGGTATCCGGTGCTCGTATGCATGCAGCCTACTATCGTCCCGGTGGCGTCTATCGCGATTTGCCTGAGAAGATGCCTCAATACGCCAAGTCTGCGATTCGGAGTGAGCAAGCGGTGAAGCGTCTAAATGAGAGCCGCAGCGGGTCATTATTGGATTTCATTGAGGACTTTAGTAATCGCTTCCCAGCCAATGTGGATGAGTACAACAATTTGTTAACCGATAACCGAATATGGAAGCAGCGCTTGGTGGGTATCGGCGTGGTCTCCCCTGAGCGAGCTCTGCAGATGGGTTTTACTGGCCCGATGTTGCGTGGCTCTGGTTTTGCTTGGGACTTGCGCAAGAAGCAGCCTTATGAAGTCTATGACCAGTTGGATTTTGATATTCCAGTGGGCGTGAATGGCGATAGCTACGACCGATATTTAGTGCGCATGGAAGAAATGCGTCAATCCAATCGCATTATTCAGCAGTGTGTGAAGTGGTTGCGTGCTAATCCAGGCCCAGTGATGAGTGATAACCACAAAGTAGCCCCACCTAAGCGCGTTGATATGAAAACCAATATGGAAGAGTTGATCCATCACTTCAAGCTCTTTACCGAAGGGATTCATGTGCCAACGGGTGAAGCGTATGCAGCAGTAGAGCACCCGAAGGGTGAGTTTGGTATCTACGCCATTTCGGATGGTGCTAATAAACCTTACCGCTTAAAGATTCGGGCTCCTGGCTTTGCTCATTTAGCAGCCATGGATGAGATGTCACGCGGTCACATGATTGCGGATGCGGTCACCATCATTGGGACCCAAGACATTGTATTTGGTGAGATTGATCGATAA
- the nuoF gene encoding NADH-quinone oxidoreductase subunit NuoF: MTSLHSRHIKPLILAGLDGKNWHLKDYEARGGYQQLRRILNEKITPDAVIAEVKASSLRGRGGAGFPTGLKWSFMPKNYNGNKYLVCNSDEGEPGTFKDRDIMRYNPHALIEGMIIGAYAMGISTGYNYIHGEIWEVYERFEEALEEARAAGYLGQNILGTEFSFQLHAAPGFGAYICGEETALLESLEGKKGQPRFKPPFPANFGLYGKPTTINNTETFAAVPFILAIGAEAYLKLGKPNNGGTKIFSVSGDVAYPGNYEVPLGTPFAELLKLAGGMRNGKQLKAVIPGGSSAPVLPGKIMMDITMDYDAISKAGSMLGSGAVIVMDESRCMVRSLLRLSYFYHEESCGQCTPCREGTGWLWRIVNRIEHGQGRPEDLDLLKDVAGNIQGRTICALGDAAAMPVQGMLKHYMDEFAYHVEHKHCMVSSFAKAA, translated from the coding sequence ATGACCAGTTTGCATAGTCGTCACATTAAGCCCTTAATTTTGGCTGGCCTAGATGGTAAGAACTGGCATCTTAAAGACTATGAGGCTCGCGGTGGTTATCAGCAGCTACGCCGGATTCTTAACGAAAAGATTACCCCGGATGCCGTGATTGCGGAAGTCAAGGCATCGTCCTTGCGTGGCCGTGGTGGTGCGGGATTCCCAACGGGCTTGAAGTGGAGCTTCATGCCCAAGAACTACAACGGTAACAAATACCTCGTTTGCAATAGCGACGAGGGTGAGCCCGGTACATTCAAAGACCGTGACATCATGCGCTACAACCCCCATGCGTTAATCGAAGGCATGATTATTGGCGCTTATGCCATGGGGATCTCAACGGGATACAACTACATTCACGGCGAGATCTGGGAGGTCTATGAGCGCTTTGAAGAGGCACTTGAGGAAGCGCGTGCTGCGGGCTATCTTGGACAGAATATTTTAGGAACAGAATTTAGTTTCCAGTTGCACGCTGCCCCAGGATTTGGTGCTTACATTTGCGGTGAAGAGACCGCACTCTTGGAGTCGCTCGAGGGTAAAAAAGGGCAGCCCCGCTTTAAGCCACCATTCCCAGCGAACTTTGGTTTGTACGGCAAGCCAACCACCATTAACAATACCGAGACCTTTGCAGCTGTACCATTTATTCTGGCCATTGGTGCAGAGGCTTATCTCAAATTGGGTAAGCCCAATAATGGCGGCACGAAGATCTTCTCCGTATCGGGAGATGTCGCTTACCCAGGTAACTATGAAGTTCCGCTCGGTACACCGTTTGCTGAGTTATTGAAGTTGGCAGGTGGGATGCGCAATGGCAAACAGCTCAAAGCAGTGATCCCTGGTGGATCATCGGCACCAGTCTTGCCTGGCAAGATCATGATGGATATCACGATGGATTACGACGCGATCTCCAAAGCTGGATCGATGCTCGGCTCTGGAGCAGTGATCGTGATGGATGAGTCCCGTTGCATGGTACGTTCACTCTTACGCCTCTCGTATTTCTATCACGAAGAGTCGTGTGGCCAATGCACTCCATGCCGCGAGGGGACTGGTTGGTTGTGGCGGATTGTTAATCGCATTGAACACGGTCAAGGTCGTCCTGAGGATTTAGATCTTCTCAAAGACGTTGCCGGGAATATTCAAGGGCGGACCATCTGTGCTTTAGGTGATGCAGCGGCGATGCCGGTGCAAGGCATGCTCAAGCACTATATGGATGAGTTTGCTTACCATGTCGAGCATAAGCATTGCATGGTTTCTTCATTTGCAAAGGCCGCCTAA
- a CDS encoding NAD(P)H-quinone oxidoreductase: protein MRVMEIREYGAPEMLVKAERPDPAVPSAGSGEVLIRVKAAGINRPDVLQRKGHYPVPPGASDIPGLEVAGEIIGGDLAHADNTFGLKVGDKVCALVQGGGYADLCTAPIAQCLPYPKGFSDIEAASLPETFFTVWSNVFQRGHLSKGETLLVQGGSSGIGVTAILIAKALGHRVFVTAGSDEKCAACTQLGADLAINYKTQDFVEEIKKATNGKGVDVILDMVTGTYLQREIDCLADDGRIVIIAIMGGSKAEVNTGQILRRRLTITGSTLRPRPVAFKHQITKELYQTVWPLLNAGQLKPVIYKTFSLEQAADAHRLMESSEHVGKIVLTV from the coding sequence ATGCGTGTAATGGAGATTCGGGAGTATGGCGCGCCAGAGATGTTGGTCAAAGCTGAGCGCCCTGATCCTGCTGTGCCAAGCGCAGGTTCAGGTGAGGTCTTAATTCGGGTGAAGGCGGCCGGTATTAATCGTCCGGATGTCTTGCAACGAAAAGGGCACTACCCCGTTCCTCCAGGTGCATCCGATATCCCCGGTCTTGAAGTGGCTGGGGAGATTATTGGCGGTGATCTCGCACACGCTGATAACACCTTTGGTTTGAAGGTGGGCGATAAAGTCTGTGCCTTAGTTCAGGGTGGCGGATACGCGGATTTATGCACTGCTCCAATCGCGCAATGTTTGCCCTATCCAAAAGGTTTTTCAGATATTGAGGCAGCGTCTTTGCCAGAAACATTCTTTACCGTATGGAGCAATGTCTTTCAACGCGGGCATCTCAGTAAAGGTGAGACTCTGCTGGTGCAAGGTGGTTCCAGTGGTATTGGTGTGACCGCTATTCTGATTGCCAAAGCACTCGGTCATCGAGTTTTTGTTACTGCAGGAAGCGATGAGAAGTGTGCGGCCTGCACGCAATTGGGCGCAGATCTTGCAATCAATTACAAAACTCAAGACTTTGTAGAAGAAATCAAGAAGGCTACCAATGGCAAAGGTGTGGATGTGATCTTAGACATGGTCACCGGCACCTATTTACAGCGCGAGATTGATTGCTTGGCCGATGACGGTCGTATTGTGATCATTGCGATCATGGGGGGCTCAAAGGCAGAAGTCAATACGGGCCAAATATTGCGTCGCCGCTTAACTATCACGGGATCGACCTTGCGTCCTAGACCTGTCGCCTTCAAGCATCAAATTACCAAAGAGTTGTATCAGACGGTGTGGCCCTTACTGAATGCGGGTCAACTAAAGCCAGTCATTTATAAAACATTTTCCTTAGAGCAAGCCGCTGATGCGCATCGATTGATGGAATCGAGCGAGCATGTCGGAAAAATTGTTTTAACGGTGTAA
- the nuoE gene encoding NADH-quinone oxidoreductase subunit NuoE: protein MTAQSLFSAETRAQMDRNIAKYPPEQKQSAVMACLIAAQEEHGWVSPEIIAEVAQILEMPKIAVEEVATFYNMYETKPIGKFKLVVCTNLPCQLTHGEEAADYLKKKLGINFNETTPCGTFTLKEGECMGACGDSPVMLVNNHRMCSFMTQEKIDALLDELSAEAKRGSV from the coding sequence ATGACAGCCCAATCCCTTTTTTCTGCTGAGACCCGCGCCCAAATGGATCGCAATATTGCGAAGTATCCGCCTGAGCAAAAACAATCGGCGGTGATGGCATGTTTAATTGCTGCACAAGAAGAGCATGGTTGGGTCTCCCCCGAGATCATCGCTGAGGTGGCGCAAATTCTGGAGATGCCCAAGATTGCAGTTGAGGAGGTAGCAACCTTCTACAACATGTATGAGACCAAGCCGATTGGTAAGTTCAAGCTCGTGGTGTGCACGAATTTGCCTTGCCAATTAACGCATGGCGAAGAAGCGGCTGACTACCTCAAGAAAAAACTCGGGATTAACTTTAATGAGACTACGCCCTGTGGAACCTTTACCCTAAAAGAGGGTGAGTGCATGGGCGCTTGTGGCGACTCCCCTGTAATGTTGGTGAATAACCACCGTATGTGTAGTTTTATGACCCAAGAAAAGATCGATGCTTTATTAGATGAGTTGAGTGCAGAAGCAAAACGGGGGAGCGTATGA
- a CDS encoding NuoB/complex I 20 kDa subunit family protein, whose amino-acid sequence MALEGVLKQGFVTTSADQLINWTRTGSLWPMTFGLACCAVEMMHAGASRYDLDRFGVVFRPSPRQSDLMIVAGTLCNKMAPALRKVYDQMPEPRWVISMGSCANGGGYYHYSYSVVRGCDRIVPVDVYVPGCPPTAEALIYGIIQLQAKIGRTSTIARKG is encoded by the coding sequence ATGGCACTTGAAGGTGTTCTAAAACAAGGTTTTGTAACGACTTCGGCTGACCAGTTAATTAATTGGACCAGAACCGGATCGCTTTGGCCGATGACCTTTGGTTTGGCCTGTTGCGCAGTTGAGATGATGCATGCGGGCGCATCGCGTTACGACCTCGATCGTTTTGGGGTGGTGTTCCGTCCATCGCCTCGTCAATCGGATTTGATGATCGTGGCGGGCACCTTATGTAACAAAATGGCCCCCGCTTTACGCAAGGTCTATGACCAGATGCCAGAACCGCGTTGGGTGATATCGATGGGTTCATGTGCTAACGGCGGTGGCTATTATCACTACTCTTATTCGGTGGTACGCGGATGCGATCGCATCGTTCCAGTGGATGTGTATGTTCCTGGTTGTCCACCAACGGCCGAAGCCTTGATCTACGGCATCATTCAATTGCAGGCCAAAATTGGTCGCACCAGCACCATTGCGCGGAAGGGTTGA
- a CDS encoding NADH-quinone oxidoreductase subunit A — MNLSNYFPVLLFILVGIGVGLAPIVLGKVLAPSKPYSEKDSPYECGFEAFEDARMKFDVRYYLVAILFILFDLETAFLFPWGIALRDIGWEGYIAMAIFLLEFIVGFAYIWKKGALDWE; from the coding sequence TTGAACCTTTCAAATTACTTCCCAGTACTGTTGTTTATTCTTGTTGGTATCGGCGTCGGTCTTGCTCCCATTGTTTTGGGAAAAGTGTTAGCCCCCTCCAAACCTTATTCAGAAAAAGATTCTCCATACGAGTGCGGCTTTGAAGCCTTTGAAGATGCTCGTATGAAATTCGATGTGCGCTACTACCTAGTCGCCATTCTCTTTATCCTATTTGATCTCGAAACCGCTTTTTTATTTCCTTGGGGTATTGCCTTGAGGGATATTGGCTGGGAAGGTTACATTGCGATGGCAATTTTCCTCCTCGAATTTATCGTTGGTTTTGCTTACATCTGGAAAAAGGGCGCCCTGGATTGGGAGTAG
- the nuoG gene encoding NADH-quinone oxidoreductase subunit NuoG, translating to MIEIHVDGKPVEVPQGSMVMHATNKLGTYVPHFCYHKKLSIAANCRMCLVEVEKAPKPLPACATPVMAGMKVFTHSAKAVEAQKSVMEFLLINHPLDCPICDQGGECQLQDLAVGYGKSSSRYKEEKRVVFHKNVGPLISMEEMSRCIHCTRCVRFGQEVAGVMELGMINRGEHSEITTFVGQTVDSELSGNMIDICPVGALTSKPFRYAARTWELVRKRSISPHDAVGANTTVQTKANHVMRVVALENEAINECWISDRDRFAYEGLNSPDRLTTPMVKQNGQWLETDWQSALDYVVHSLSDIQKQHGSQALAALAHPIASAEELYLLQKVMRGLGSHQIETRLRQTDTRGAATLPWLGMPIAKLSELKRVLVIGSHLRKDLPLIAARMRTASKQGLKVYRLDAGGNDWLMPIAAHLKSKPSQWVDHLGQIAQAIAQAKSLQPPTGLSVKSVSREAQAIADQLLSNAKLESPEPQAIFLGSLAIAHPNASDLHVLAEFIAKHTGCTFGFLCEGGNSVGAQLVGVTQGNQGSVDTVLQSKARAYVMLHVEPLQDLPNPQQTRAALQGADTVIAMSAYTSPDLLELADVILPITPYTETVGSFVNMAGQVQTIQPSVRPLADARPAWKVLRALGSLLNLNGFLYNLPEEVYADAFAKSVESQLNNCFTANPEVQQRVQITASLERLADQAIYSSDAIVRRAPALQRTRDAKDANMVGVGETLWGQLGLQAGDRVALTQAGQTVEVGVQLQPDLADGVVRIATATELSGHLASMFGEVALSKLTVSA from the coding sequence ATGATTGAGATCCATGTTGACGGTAAGCCCGTCGAGGTACCGCAGGGCTCCATGGTGATGCATGCCACCAACAAGCTAGGCACTTACGTTCCTCATTTTTGCTATCACAAGAAGCTGAGCATCGCCGCAAACTGCCGGATGTGTTTGGTTGAAGTGGAGAAGGCGCCTAAGCCATTACCAGCATGTGCCACCCCCGTGATGGCGGGCATGAAAGTGTTTACTCATTCGGCGAAGGCTGTTGAGGCTCAAAAGTCGGTGATGGAGTTCTTGCTCATTAACCATCCCTTGGATTGCCCGATTTGCGATCAGGGTGGCGAATGCCAATTACAAGATTTGGCGGTTGGCTACGGTAAATCCAGTTCGCGCTATAAAGAAGAGAAGCGTGTGGTCTTCCATAAAAATGTTGGACCACTCATTTCCATGGAAGAGATGTCGCGTTGCATTCACTGCACCCGCTGTGTGCGCTTTGGCCAAGAGGTTGCTGGTGTCATGGAACTTGGCATGATCAATCGTGGTGAGCATTCGGAGATCACAACCTTTGTTGGTCAAACTGTGGATTCGGAGCTCTCGGGTAATATGATTGATATCTGCCCGGTGGGCGCCTTAACCAGTAAGCCATTTCGGTATGCCGCGCGCACCTGGGAGTTGGTCCGTAAGCGCTCGATCAGTCCGCATGATGCCGTGGGTGCCAACACTACCGTACAAACGAAGGCTAATCATGTGATGCGGGTTGTCGCACTCGAGAACGAGGCCATCAATGAGTGCTGGATTAGTGACCGTGATCGCTTTGCATATGAAGGCCTAAATAGCCCTGATCGTTTAACCACTCCGATGGTGAAACAAAATGGGCAGTGGTTAGAGACCGATTGGCAGTCTGCCCTTGATTACGTCGTGCACTCATTAAGTGATATTCAGAAGCAGCATGGTAGTCAGGCGTTAGCAGCATTGGCTCACCCCATCGCAAGCGCTGAAGAACTTTACCTCTTGCAAAAAGTGATGCGTGGTTTGGGAAGTCATCAAATTGAGACGCGCTTGCGCCAAACTGATACCCGTGGAGCAGCAACGCTACCCTGGTTGGGTATGCCAATTGCGAAGTTGAGTGAACTCAAGCGTGTCTTGGTGATTGGTAGTCATTTGCGTAAAGATCTGCCGCTGATTGCTGCTCGGATGCGCACGGCAAGCAAACAGGGCCTTAAGGTCTATCGACTCGATGCAGGCGGTAACGATTGGCTCATGCCGATTGCTGCGCATCTCAAATCGAAGCCCAGTCAATGGGTGGATCATTTGGGGCAAATTGCCCAAGCGATTGCGCAAGCAAAATCTTTACAGCCTCCAACTGGTCTCTCAGTGAAGAGCGTTTCTCGTGAAGCGCAAGCGATTGCAGATCAATTGCTCAGCAATGCCAAACTTGAGAGCCCTGAGCCACAGGCAATATTCTTGGGATCACTGGCGATTGCTCATCCCAACGCCTCTGATTTACATGTTCTTGCGGAGTTTATTGCCAAGCATACGGGATGCACCTTTGGGTTCTTGTGCGAAGGTGGTAATTCAGTGGGGGCGCAACTGGTGGGTGTTACCCAGGGTAATCAAGGCAGTGTTGATACCGTATTGCAAAGTAAGGCGCGCGCCTATGTGATGTTACACGTCGAGCCACTTCAGGATTTACCCAACCCACAACAAACCCGAGCTGCGTTACAAGGCGCCGATACCGTAATTGCGATGAGCGCCTACACGAGCCCCGATTTGCTTGAGTTAGCCGATGTGATTCTGCCAATCACTCCCTATACTGAAACCGTTGGAAGTTTTGTGAACATGGCGGGGCAGGTGCAAACCATTCAGCCTTCTGTTCGACCTTTGGCAGATGCTAGACCGGCATGGAAGGTGCTCCGTGCATTAGGAAGTCTCCTAAACCTCAATGGTTTTTTGTATAACCTCCCAGAAGAGGTATATGCCGATGCGTTTGCAAAGTCTGTAGAGAGCCAACTCAATAATTGTTTTACAGCTAACCCTGAGGTCCAACAACGCGTTCAGATTACCGCATCGCTCGAGCGCCTTGCCGATCAAGCGATTTATTCAAGTGATGCGATTGTGCGCCGAGCGCCTGCATTGCAACGCACCCGTGATGCAAAGGATGCCAATATGGTTGGAGTGGGGGAGACCCTTTGGGGGCAACTAGGTTTGCAGGCCGGTGATCGCGTGGCGCTTACCCAAGCTGGCCAGACGGTTGAAGTGGGCGTTCAATTACAACCCGACTTGGCCGACGGTGTAGTGCGCATTGCAACGGCAACGGAGCTGAGTGGTCATCTAGCCTCTATGTTTGGTGAAGTGGCTCTTTCTAAATTAACGGTGAGCGCTTAA
- a CDS encoding NADH-quinone oxidoreductase subunit C has protein sequence MSDRLEQLRLQLDRVLGNRIQSATIDHRELTIVLHHATYAESAKLLRDDPSLAFEQLIDLCGVDYKDYADGTWSGPRFAVVSHLLSIKHNQRLRIRVFAPDDDYPLVASMVPIWNSANWFEREAFDLFGILFDGHEDLRRILTDYGFIGHPFRKDFPISGHVEMRYDPELKRVVYQPVTIDPREVTPRVIREEQYGGLANG, from the coding sequence ATGAGTGATCGTCTCGAACAACTTCGTTTGCAATTGGATCGTGTTTTAGGCAACCGTATTCAGAGTGCCACGATCGATCATCGTGAGTTGACCATCGTCTTGCATCACGCAACGTATGCTGAGTCAGCTAAGTTATTGCGAGACGATCCCAGCTTAGCGTTTGAGCAGCTCATTGATTTATGTGGGGTTGATTACAAAGACTATGCCGATGGCACTTGGAGCGGCCCTCGCTTTGCGGTGGTAAGCCACTTACTGTCTATCAAGCATAACCAACGTCTGCGTATTCGGGTATTTGCTCCAGACGACGACTATCCATTGGTGGCATCGATGGTTCCTATTTGGAACTCAGCCAATTGGTTTGAGCGCGAGGCCTTCGATCTCTTTGGCATCCTATTTGATGGTCATGAGGATTTGCGTCGTATCTTGACCGATTACGGCTTTATTGGTCATCCATTCCGTAAAGATTTCCCAATCTCGGGCCATGTCGAGATGCGCTATGACCCGGAGTTAAAGCGAGTGGTGTATCAGCCAGTCACGATTGATCCACGTGAGGTGACCCCCCGCGTGATTCGTGAAGAACAATACGGTGGCTTGGCAAATGGCTGA
- the tpiA gene encoding triose-phosphate isomerase codes for MRALTVIGNWKMNGSVRSNRDWLQTVIAEMQQGMPAGRRFGVCIPFPYLQECGSYLGSSQLQLGAQDVSAYASGPYTGEVSASMLQEMGVRFVIVGHSERRMQYGEANESIALKAEQALDHELTPIICVGETADERNSGRAVEVVRRQVASQVSTLQDRLVDCLIAYEPIWAIGTGKVASAQMAQDMHRAIRLQLAEFDDDVASHIGIIYGGSVRADNATELFAMPDIDGALVGGASLDAKEFLAICRA; via the coding sequence ATGCGCGCATTGACGGTCATCGGCAATTGGAAGATGAATGGCAGTGTTCGTAGTAATCGGGATTGGTTGCAAACGGTCATTGCAGAGATGCAGCAGGGCATGCCCGCAGGGCGCCGCTTCGGTGTCTGCATACCCTTTCCCTATTTGCAAGAATGTGGCAGCTATTTGGGAAGTTCGCAACTTCAGTTGGGTGCGCAAGATGTATCGGCCTATGCATCCGGTCCGTATACAGGTGAGGTGAGTGCGAGCATGTTGCAAGAGATGGGCGTTCGCTTTGTGATCGTCGGTCACTCGGAGCGTCGCATGCAGTATGGCGAGGCTAATGAGAGCATTGCCCTTAAGGCAGAGCAGGCTTTAGATCATGAGCTGACACCAATCATTTGTGTTGGTGAAACAGCCGATGAACGAAATTCTGGGCGTGCGGTCGAGGTGGTGAGGCGACAGGTTGCCAGTCAGGTGAGCACCCTGCAGGATCGATTGGTAGATTGCTTGATTGCGTACGAACCGATTTGGGCAATTGGTACAGGTAAAGTTGCCAGTGCGCAAATGGCCCAAGATATGCACCGGGCGATTCGTTTGCAACTGGCTGAGTTTGATGATGATGTGGCCTCTCATATTGGGATTATTTATGGGGGCAGTGTCCGTGCCGATAACGCCACGGAGCTTTTTGCCATGCCCGATATTGATGGGGCGTTGGTTGGTGGTGCGTCGTTAGATGCCAAGGAGTTTTTAGCAATCTGTCGAGCGTGA
- the secG gene encoding preprotein translocase subunit SecG, translated as MEWLKTLFVVLQVVSALAIIGLVLIQQGKGADMGAAFGSGSSGSLFGATGSSNFLSRTTAIFAVIFFVSTLGITWLGTKKPVESGVLSNSTLPTVAPAQQGGATPANGASSEPGKPVVPR; from the coding sequence ATGGAATGGCTTAAAACTTTATTCGTGGTCCTGCAAGTAGTTTCTGCATTGGCCATCATTGGCTTGGTCTTAATTCAGCAAGGTAAGGGTGCTGATATGGGTGCCGCATTTGGTTCAGGTTCCTCAGGCAGTTTATTTGGGGCGACTGGTTCCTCAAACTTCCTCTCGCGCACCACTGCTATTTTTGCAGTGATCTTTTTTGTAAGTACCTTAGGAATTACGTGGTTGGGTACTAAAAAGCCTGTTGAGTCAGGGGTTTTATCCAACTCAACCTTGCCGACCGTAGCCCCTGCCCAGCAAGGTGGCGCCACTCCAGCAAATGGAGCAAGTTCAGAACCCGGTAAGCCGGTCGTGCCTCGCTAA